A window of the Zootoca vivipara chromosome 14, rZooViv1.1, whole genome shotgun sequence genome harbors these coding sequences:
- the SORD gene encoding sorbitol dehydrogenase, whose protein sequence is MAAKGADGANLSVVVHKAGDLRLENRPIPEPGPNEVLLKMHSVGICGSDVHYWTHGRIGDFVVKNPMVLGHEASGTVVKVGSAVTKLKKGDRVAIEPGVPREIDEFCKTGRYNLSPTIFFCATPPDDGNLCRYYKHDANFCYKLPDNVTFEEGALIEPLSVGIHACRRAGVTLGSKVFICGAGPIGLVTLLTAKVMGAAQVVITDLSAPRLEKAKEIGADFTVQVKSESPEEVAHLVEQALGCMPDITVECTGAQASIQTGIYATRSGGTLVLVGLGSEMATLPIVNAAVREVDIRGVFRYCNTWPMAIAMLASKKVDIQPLVTHRFPLEKAMEAFETTKKGLGIKIMLKCDPSDQNP, encoded by the exons GAAAATCGGCCGATACCTGAACCAGGTCCCAACG AGGTGCTTTTGAAGATGCATTCTGTAGGGATTTGTGGCTCTGATGTCCATTATTGGACACATGGACGGATTGGAGATTTTGTTGTGAAGAACCCCATGGTGCTGGGCCACGAGGCTTCAGGAACAGTTGTCAAAGTTGGGTCCGCAGTGACCAAATTAAAGAAAG GTGACCGAGTGGCTATTGAGCCTGGAGTTCCCCGAGAAATAGATGAATTCTGCAAAACTGGCCGATACAACCTGTCTCCAACCATCTTCTTCTGTGCAACTCCTCCTGATGATGGGAACCTGTGCCGCTATTACAAGCACGATGCAAACTTTTGCTACAA ACTTCCAGACAATGTGACCTTTGAGGAAGGTGCCCTCATTGAACCTCTTTCTGTGGGAATCCATGCCTGCCGAAGAGCTGGAGTGACTCTGGGAAGCAAGGTCTTCATTTGTGGTGCTG GACCTATTGGACTTGTGACTTTGCTTACTGCTAAGGTAATGGGGGCTGCACAAGTGGTGATAACAG ATTTATCAGCTCCCCGCCTTGAAAAGGCTAAGGAAATTGGGGCTGATTTCACAGTCCAGGTCAAGAGTGAGAGCCCAGAGGAGGTGGCCCACCTGGTGGAACAAGCGCTTGGTTGCATGCCTGACATCACGGTGGAATGCACCGGGGCACAGGCCTCTATCCAGACTGGAATATAT GCAACACGTTCTGGAGGGACTCTGGTTTTGGTGGGGCTAGGATCTGAGATGGCCACCTTGCCCATTGTGAATGCTGCTGTGCGGGAGGTGGACATCCGAGGGGTATTTCGATACTGCAATAC GTGGCCTATGGCAATTGCTATGCTTGCATCAAAAAAAGTGGACATCCAACCACTGGTGACACATCGCTTTCCTTTGGAAAAAGCTATGGAGGCTTTTGAGACCACCAAGAAGGGGCTTGGGATAAAAATTATGCTGAAGTGCGATCCCAGCGACCAGAATCCTtga